Proteins encoded in a region of the Streptomyces sp. NBC_01298 genome:
- a CDS encoding condensation domain-containing protein: protein MQIPAEAAEIEPGHAYTWRISFPDLPADPGSRRPASYNQAAHLAAACSAQLADQPPPFGLAIACTFELTGPVDLPALEAALMHLVHRHEVLRTCCRRTARSVSIHVRTPEEAHLERVDAGPRLSRVATRAHLHELLQLVDPATGPLMVAGAIVREGSTTVHVVYDHLVADVISAPITVADLARTYEDLTHGRRPDPTPAGSYIDFAREERTHNLALRAQDEQLQHWREFLTHGGDHLPAFPLDLGVPPDHVYPPVNRTRTLLPGPLTDQLETACRTSGGSLLTGLLAATAASVREEGGPDIYRALMPINRRGRNRYSRSIGWFINALPLAIPAPRRASLATRLALARAGYEPARQQADVHSVRAQQLLRRADATSDAHRPASFFSYLDFRTTPGAEHPSTRTATVHVWSPACNGSFLWFHRNHSGLHLNSLHADTPLARQTTDSLAHRLVRNLLSFSE, encoded by the coding sequence ATGCAGATCCCCGCCGAGGCGGCCGAGATCGAACCCGGCCACGCCTACACCTGGCGGATCTCCTTCCCGGACCTACCTGCGGATCCGGGTTCCCGTCGGCCGGCGAGCTACAACCAGGCGGCCCATCTGGCCGCAGCCTGTTCCGCGCAACTGGCCGACCAGCCGCCGCCCTTCGGCCTCGCCATCGCTTGCACCTTCGAACTGACCGGCCCCGTCGATCTGCCGGCACTCGAAGCCGCACTGATGCACCTGGTCCACCGGCACGAGGTGCTCCGCACCTGCTGCCGCCGCACCGCACGGAGCGTATCCATCCATGTCCGCACTCCAGAAGAGGCGCACTTGGAGCGTGTCGATGCGGGACCACGCCTCTCACGCGTCGCCACCCGCGCCCACCTGCACGAACTCCTCCAACTCGTCGACCCTGCCACAGGGCCCCTGATGGTCGCGGGCGCCATCGTCCGCGAGGGCTCGACCACGGTCCACGTGGTCTACGACCACCTCGTGGCCGACGTGATCTCCGCCCCCATCACCGTCGCCGACCTCGCCCGCACCTATGAAGACCTGACACACGGACGCCGGCCGGACCCCACTCCGGCCGGCAGCTACATCGACTTCGCACGCGAGGAACGCACCCACAACCTCGCCCTGCGCGCACAGGACGAACAACTACAGCACTGGCGCGAGTTCCTCACCCACGGCGGGGACCACCTCCCCGCCTTCCCCCTGGACCTCGGCGTCCCACCAGACCACGTGTACCCGCCGGTCAACCGCACCCGCACCCTGCTGCCCGGCCCCCTGACCGACCAGCTGGAGACAGCGTGCCGCACATCCGGCGGCAGCTTGCTGACCGGACTCCTCGCCGCGACGGCGGCCTCCGTCCGGGAAGAAGGCGGCCCCGACATCTACCGGGCGCTCATGCCCATCAACCGGCGTGGACGAAACCGCTACTCCCGCTCCATCGGCTGGTTCATCAACGCCCTTCCCCTCGCGATCCCCGCCCCCCGCCGCGCCTCCCTCGCCACCCGACTCGCCCTGGCACGCGCGGGATACGAACCGGCACGCCAACAAGCCGACGTGCACTCCGTTCGCGCACAGCAACTACTCCGCCGCGCGGACGCCACCAGCGACGCCCACCGCCCCGCCAGCTTCTTCTCCTACCTCGACTTCCGCACCACGCCCGGGGCCGAGCATCCATCGACCCGTACCGCCACCGTGCACGTGTGGTCCCCGGCCTGCAACGGAAGCTTCCTGTGGTTCCACCGCAACCACAGCGGGCTGCACCTCAACAGCCTCCACGCCGACACCCCGCTCGCACGACAGACCACCGACTCCCTGGCCCACCGGCTCGTCCGGAACCTTCTCTCCTTCTCGGAGTGA
- the uppS gene encoding polyprenyl diphosphate synthase translates to MTEPSVLTAAVRPGVPAHVALVLDGNRRWAAQRGLSVPEGHRYGIGKIPDVLQWCEEEGVAMVTQWILSIRNLQRSPQELAGLYESFISLCERLAEAQRWRVRVIGALELLPAPVAAAFEDVQRRTEQVEGVQANIAVAYDGRREIVAAARSLAEKFRDRGPQESAGDLSWWEGEFASHLGTAGLADPDLVIRTSGEQRLSGYLTWQTTQSELYFCERLWPDFTREDLRQALESYASRQRRLGL, encoded by the coding sequence ATGACCGAACCGTCCGTACTCACTGCCGCTGTGCGCCCGGGGGTGCCGGCGCATGTCGCTCTCGTTCTCGACGGCAATCGGCGCTGGGCTGCCCAGCGTGGTCTCAGCGTGCCCGAGGGGCACCGCTACGGCATCGGGAAGATCCCTGATGTCCTGCAGTGGTGCGAGGAGGAAGGGGTCGCCATGGTGACGCAGTGGATCCTGTCCATCAGGAACCTGCAGCGCAGCCCCCAGGAGCTGGCCGGTCTCTACGAGTCGTTCATCAGCCTGTGCGAGCGTCTCGCCGAGGCGCAGCGCTGGCGGGTCCGGGTGATCGGAGCCCTGGAGTTGCTGCCCGCGCCTGTCGCGGCCGCGTTCGAGGACGTGCAGCGGCGCACCGAGCAGGTGGAGGGAGTGCAGGCCAATATCGCTGTGGCCTACGACGGCCGGCGGGAGATCGTCGCCGCGGCCCGGTCCCTGGCGGAAAAGTTCCGCGACCGGGGGCCACAGGAGTCGGCCGGGGATCTGTCCTGGTGGGAGGGGGAGTTCGCGTCCCACCTGGGCACGGCCGGGCTCGCGGACCCGGACCTGGTGATCCGCACCTCGGGCGAGCAGCGTTTGTCGGGGTATCTGACCTGGCAGACAACGCAGTCGGAGCTGTACTTCTGCGAGCGGTTGTGGCCCGACTTCACCCGGGAAGACCTGCGCCAGGCGCTGGAAAGTTACGCCTCGCGACAGCGACGGCTGGGACTGTAG
- a CDS encoding cytochrome P450: MFSRYADVAVIARDPAFVAKDAAWFDGHRPGWRRSPGMRLFGTSMVFHNGGSHQRLRKAASPAFSPARLRSLRETVYAATEECLDLLDARPHGDVVDLHALLPLPVTCRTQCALIGLPEEDAPFLYELVQPLLALLDPMVGLRALREADRAAETLRPYLDRLVAERRARPGEDLASSVACLLDDDEAASALALALTAGFDTTVTLLDHAITALMTSPARTAVASGEPSRVDAAISESLRLAPPVRLITRVARHEVTVGGVRVPAGREVMALIAEAHRDPAHFTDPDVFDPDRPAGRLLSFGGGAHYCLGAQLARLEASLVLPALLRRFPRMAPAGPPCPDDRITVSGWTDLPVVLDP, encoded by the coding sequence GTGTTCAGTCGGTACGCCGACGTGGCGGTGATCGCCCGCGATCCGGCGTTCGTGGCCAAGGACGCCGCCTGGTTCGACGGGCACCGTCCCGGCTGGCGGCGCAGTCCCGGGATGCGGTTGTTCGGCACCAGCATGGTGTTCCACAACGGAGGGAGCCACCAGCGGCTGCGGAAGGCAGCGTCGCCCGCCTTCAGCCCGGCGCGCCTTCGCTCCTTGCGTGAGACCGTGTACGCCGCCACCGAGGAATGTCTGGATCTGCTCGACGCGCGGCCGCACGGTGACGTCGTCGATCTGCACGCGCTGCTCCCCCTTCCGGTCACCTGCCGCACCCAGTGCGCCCTCATCGGCCTCCCTGAGGAGGACGCGCCGTTCCTCTACGAGCTGGTGCAGCCGCTGCTGGCGCTGCTCGACCCCATGGTCGGCCTCCGCGCACTACGGGAGGCGGACCGCGCCGCCGAGACCCTGCGGCCCTACTTGGACCGGCTGGTGGCCGAACGACGGGCGCGGCCGGGAGAGGACCTGGCGTCGTCGGTCGCCTGCTTGCTCGACGACGACGAGGCGGCTTCCGCTCTCGCCCTCGCGCTGACCGCCGGTTTCGACACCACGGTGACGCTGCTCGACCACGCGATCACCGCGCTCATGACGTCGCCGGCGCGAACCGCGGTGGCTTCCGGCGAACCGTCCCGCGTCGACGCCGCGATCAGCGAGTCCCTGCGTCTCGCCCCTCCCGTTCGGCTGATCACGCGCGTCGCCCGGCACGAGGTGACGGTCGGCGGTGTGCGGGTCCCGGCAGGCCGGGAAGTCATGGCGCTCATCGCCGAAGCGCACCGGGACCCCGCCCACTTCACCGATCCGGACGTGTTCGACCCCGACCGCCCGGCGGGCCGGCTGCTCTCCTTCGGCGGTGGCGCCCACTACTGCCTGGGCGCCCAACTGGCACGCCTGGAAGCCTCACTCGTCCTGCCCGCTCTGCTACGGCGCTTTCCCCGCATGGCGCCCGCCGGCCCGCCGTGTCCCGACGACCGCATCACAGTGAGCGGCTGGACTGACCTTCCCGTCGTGCTCGACCCCTGA
- a CDS encoding lipocalin/fatty-acid binding family protein: protein MSERLFMIAGKYDLLSDPSDKFYDEFLQAAGVSEAHREAWNMIRPSMEIIRSEGDQWLIKTTSELSNEETLFTSGVETPTQFFGADTDSVFTVEGSTKIVHKFTAGGKESQIVYEFAPDGMTSTHASQGKAAVRKYKRVA, encoded by the coding sequence GTGTCAGAAAGGCTGTTCATGATCGCCGGCAAGTACGACCTGCTGTCTGACCCCAGTGACAAGTTCTATGACGAGTTCCTCCAGGCGGCGGGGGTCAGCGAGGCTCACCGCGAAGCATGGAACATGATCAGGCCCTCGATGGAGATCATCCGCAGCGAGGGCGACCAATGGCTCATCAAGACGACGTCCGAACTGAGCAACGAAGAGACCCTCTTCACCTCCGGCGTCGAGACCCCGACCCAGTTCTTCGGGGCGGACACCGACTCGGTCTTCACCGTGGAAGGCAGCACCAAGATCGTCCACAAGTTCACCGCGGGCGGCAAGGAATCCCAGATCGTCTACGAGTTCGCTCCTGACGGGATGACCAGCACCCACGCGAGCCAGGGGAAGGCCGCTGTCCGGAAGTACAAGCGGGTCGCCTGA
- a CDS encoding NAD(P)/FAD-dependent oxidoreductase has translation MAVRGVDVLVVGAGVVGRSIAFALAAAEPSVRVVLAGAAGGAGASRAAGAMLGALGEVTDLAARTWHGRLRTDLAVTAAARWPVWRQQVRDRAGTGAPPGDGYGSGTFVILNSASSALDDASFTAISRAAAEHNLGCRATVPSDIPGHHPLDNDRALRAWYLPEEGFLDARAWLTTLDAALAALPNVTHTPAGTLTAPPADGYLLDTPAGAFRAPRVVVAAGAWTTPVLQAVDPHLPVVPVLAAAGTALTVTGQGPLPAVIRTPNRAYACGLHTVPQADGSRYIGASAHPSLTPVPRPTAGALRFLLDAALGQLDHRLATAAVAYTHHGNRPIALDGHPVIGPTPKDGLWVASGTHRDGLHLSPLIAATLADALLAPTGTATALPGPLAAFIPSRPLITDLTAKEAATEAAIHHRALAAEARMRPPLTGAWPRMLADSYQALMESAYAAMPDGYVPPPDLAPWPTRRAGPLSRNWPPPTWTATAPISGRPTARPQRSAVPRRAWSWPHRPKGGGVKVQPPGLGELRG, from the coding sequence GTGGCGGTGCGGGGTGTGGACGTGCTGGTGGTCGGGGCCGGGGTGGTGGGCCGTTCGATCGCGTTTGCACTGGCCGCGGCGGAGCCGTCCGTGCGGGTCGTACTGGCCGGTGCGGCCGGCGGCGCGGGAGCATCGCGGGCGGCGGGCGCGATGCTCGGCGCTCTCGGCGAGGTCACCGATCTGGCTGCACGGACCTGGCACGGGCGGTTGCGCACCGACCTTGCGGTCACGGCAGCCGCCCGGTGGCCGGTTTGGCGGCAGCAGGTACGCGACCGCGCGGGCACTGGTGCCCCGCCGGGGGACGGATACGGCTCCGGCACGTTCGTCATCCTGAACTCAGCCTCCTCGGCTCTGGACGACGCCTCCTTCACCGCGATCAGCCGGGCTGCGGCCGAACACAACTTGGGGTGTCGTGCGACGGTCCCGTCGGACATCCCCGGACATCATCCGCTGGACAACGACCGCGCCCTGCGCGCCTGGTACCTCCCCGAGGAGGGATTCCTCGACGCCCGGGCCTGGCTGACCACCCTGGACGCCGCCTTGGCCGCTCTCCCGAACGTGACCCACACACCGGCCGGCACCCTCACCGCCCCGCCTGCCGACGGCTACCTCCTCGATACCCCCGCCGGCGCCTTCCGCGCCCCGCGCGTAGTGGTGGCGGCCGGCGCCTGGACCACCCCGGTCCTCCAAGCCGTGGACCCGCACCTGCCGGTCGTCCCGGTCCTGGCCGCAGCCGGAACCGCCCTGACCGTCACCGGGCAGGGCCCCCTTCCCGCCGTGATCCGCACTCCCAACCGGGCCTACGCCTGCGGCCTGCACACCGTCCCGCAGGCAGACGGCTCCCGCTACATCGGCGCCAGCGCCCACCCCAGCCTGACCCCGGTCCCCCGTCCCACGGCCGGAGCCCTGCGCTTCCTCCTCGATGCCGCGCTCGGCCAGCTCGACCACCGTCTGGCCACAGCCGCCGTCGCGTACACCCATCACGGCAACCGGCCCATCGCCCTGGACGGGCACCCCGTCATCGGCCCCACCCCCAAAGACGGCCTGTGGGTGGCCTCGGGCACCCACCGCGACGGCCTCCACCTCTCCCCCCTCATCGCGGCCACCCTGGCCGACGCCCTCCTGGCCCCCACCGGCACCGCCACGGCCCTGCCCGGCCCGCTCGCCGCGTTCATACCTTCCCGCCCGCTGATCACGGATCTCACCGCCAAGGAGGCGGCGACCGAGGCCGCAATTCACCACAGGGCGCTCGCGGCCGAGGCCCGCATGCGCCCGCCCCTGACCGGGGCGTGGCCCCGGATGCTGGCCGATTCGTACCAGGCCCTGATGGAGAGCGCGTACGCGGCCATGCCCGACGGGTACGTCCCACCTCCGGACCTTGCCCCCTGGCCTACGAGGAGAGCGGGGCCGCTCTCGCGGAACTGGCCGCCGCCCACCTGGACCGCCACAGCGCCCATTTCGGGTAGGCCGACGGCACGGCCGCAGCGTTCCGCCGTTCCGCGCCGGGCATGGTCGTGGCCACACCGGCCCAAGGGCGGCGGGGTCAAGGTCCAGCCGCCCGGCCTGGGCGAACTGAGAGGGTGA
- a CDS encoding cytochrome P450 gives MNPSTTTGPKTALHPFFDPFDPALHADPYARYTAAREAAALCEGPHGLVVVTRHADVSHALRDNRLGHGPLTAPNRIFSFLGMDPPHHGPLRRLAARFFSPAAVSALAPQITAAVDELLDQALSKRQVDLLADFAYPLSLRVVCGLFALPEQDQAWIREQTPPVARLLDPAYALTDHDVATAHSAAGKFVAYLHRKINERRRRPGPDALSALAAEADLDTGFTRRDLLPMCALLLLAGYETTANVIANSALALLRYPDQLAAARDRVDGGRLDGGAMNELLRYDSSIQITFRTVQRPTVIAGTSLAPGTPTALLIGSANRDPRVFAEPARLDLDRVHNPHLSFGAGIHYCLGAPLARLEASLALGRLLARTRAMELASGPVRHKDTTATVRGVEALPVVLTPA, from the coding sequence ATGAACCCCTCGACGACCACCGGGCCGAAAACGGCGCTCCACCCGTTCTTCGACCCCTTCGATCCCGCCCTGCACGCCGACCCGTACGCCCGTTACACCGCGGCGCGCGAGGCCGCCGCATTGTGCGAAGGGCCGCACGGTCTGGTGGTGGTGACCCGACACGCGGACGTCTCACACGCACTGCGGGACAACCGGCTCGGCCACGGTCCGCTCACCGCACCGAACCGGATCTTCTCCTTCCTGGGCATGGACCCGCCCCACCACGGACCGCTGCGCCGACTCGCCGCACGCTTCTTCAGCCCCGCCGCCGTCAGCGCACTGGCCCCACAGATCACCGCCGCCGTCGACGAACTCCTCGACCAGGCACTGTCGAAACGACAGGTCGACCTGCTCGCCGACTTCGCCTACCCGCTGTCGCTCCGCGTGGTCTGCGGCCTGTTCGCGCTTCCCGAGCAGGACCAGGCGTGGATCCGGGAGCAGACACCGCCCGTCGCCCGGCTCCTCGACCCGGCTTATGCCCTCACCGACCACGATGTTGCCACGGCCCACTCGGCGGCCGGTAAGTTCGTCGCCTACCTGCACCGCAAGATCAACGAACGGCGCCGGCGCCCTGGCCCGGACGCCCTCAGTGCCCTGGCCGCCGAAGCCGACCTGGACACGGGATTCACCCGTCGTGACCTGCTGCCGATGTGTGCCCTGCTGCTACTGGCCGGCTACGAGACCACCGCCAATGTCATCGCCAACAGTGCTCTGGCCCTGCTGCGCTACCCGGACCAGCTCGCCGCCGCGCGCGACCGCGTCGACGGCGGTCGGCTGGACGGCGGCGCCATGAACGAACTGCTGCGCTACGACTCCTCGATCCAGATCACCTTCCGCACGGTGCAGCGTCCGACCGTGATCGCGGGCACATCACTGGCGCCAGGAACTCCGACGGCTCTGCTCATCGGATCGGCCAACCGCGACCCCCGCGTGTTCGCCGAACCCGCCCGACTGGACCTGGACCGCGTACACAATCCGCACCTGAGCTTCGGCGCGGGCATCCACTACTGCCTCGGCGCGCCCCTCGCCAGGCTGGAAGCGTCCCTGGCTCTGGGCCGGCTGCTCGCCCGGACCCGTGCCATGGAATTGGCCTCCGGCCCGGTCCGGCACAAGGACACCACCGCCACCGTCCGCGGCGTGGAAGCCCTCCCCGTCGTTCTCACCCCCGCCTGA
- a CDS encoding bestrophin-like domain: MALVIVVAVLALLAGLAANRYLRPRLLNEDDDTGMAVKDLVGPLLTLTVLLLAFVLVTANGSYGKAEVAARGEARAVDQLVESAEYAPAAQRAEVQADAVCYARAVRTQEWPAMADGHGSAAPSVWSTDLRRVFREVEGKPVFGMLIAADNKRSEEREERLTQATASIPGVILWFLLATLAITVIALGVCLPRRNNRGQLITLVIITALLTTALCIIRDVDRPFGGIINVEPTAIAEVERQATRDFTMNHPAADLPCDNQGNRRAA; the protein is encoded by the coding sequence GTGGCCCTTGTCATCGTCGTCGCCGTACTCGCCCTGCTCGCCGGCCTCGCCGCCAACCGCTACCTGCGCCCGCGGCTCCTCAACGAGGACGACGACACCGGCATGGCAGTGAAGGATCTGGTCGGGCCGCTGCTCACGCTAACCGTGCTACTGCTCGCCTTCGTCCTGGTCACCGCCAACGGCTCCTACGGCAAGGCCGAGGTCGCCGCGCGCGGCGAAGCCCGCGCCGTCGACCAGCTCGTCGAATCCGCCGAGTACGCTCCCGCGGCGCAGCGGGCCGAGGTCCAGGCGGACGCGGTCTGCTACGCGCGTGCCGTACGCACCCAGGAGTGGCCCGCGATGGCTGACGGGCACGGCTCGGCGGCGCCCAGCGTGTGGTCCACCGACCTGCGCCGGGTCTTCCGTGAGGTGGAGGGCAAGCCGGTCTTTGGCATGCTCATCGCCGCTGACAACAAGCGGTCCGAGGAGCGGGAGGAACGCCTCACGCAGGCGACGGCGAGCATCCCCGGAGTCATCCTGTGGTTCCTCCTCGCCACCCTGGCCATCACCGTCATCGCCCTCGGCGTCTGTCTGCCCCGCCGCAACAACCGCGGCCAGCTCATCACCCTCGTCATCATCACCGCACTGCTGACGACAGCGCTGTGCATCATCCGCGACGTCGACCGGCCCTTCGGCGGCATCATCAACGTCGAGCCGACCGCGATCGCCGAGGTCGAACGCCAGGCCACCCGCGACTTCACCATGAACCACCCGGCCGCCGACCTGCCCTGCGACAACCAAGGCAACCGCAGGGCGGCCTGA
- a CDS encoding HalD/BesD family halogenase, producing MFSLPASPRWTSLRRQFTADGYLPLPQLITPTGLADLGNEAGRLEAAAVRRDFRMPCMDDSPRHMTTLGGDHIARTSPLITQTYQDQGVMRLLSSLLDETVVAVHDPVERHVLNVLHRPGDTHGAHTDDYPLALVLFLEAPPRPTDGGLLEFHPGRSDLAALDAPGTRRVHHQPADGYLLRSDLTAHRVTPLGRPGVRRTVLNFAYTTPDRQGPTTSSASLLYD from the coding sequence GTGTTCTCGTTGCCCGCATCCCCCCGCTGGACATCCCTGCGCCGGCAGTTCACCGCCGACGGCTACCTCCCCCTGCCCCAACTCATCACGCCCACCGGGCTCGCCGACCTCGGAAACGAAGCCGGCCGGCTCGAGGCGGCCGCCGTGCGGCGGGACTTCCGCATGCCGTGCATGGACGACAGCCCCCGCCACATGACCACCCTCGGCGGAGACCACATCGCCCGCACCTCACCCCTCATCACACAGACCTACCAAGACCAGGGTGTGATGCGGCTGCTCTCCTCACTCCTGGACGAGACCGTCGTCGCCGTCCACGACCCCGTCGAGCGGCACGTCCTCAATGTCCTGCACCGGCCCGGGGACACCCACGGCGCCCACACCGACGACTACCCCCTCGCCCTGGTCCTCTTCCTCGAAGCCCCGCCCCGCCCCACCGATGGCGGACTCCTCGAATTCCACCCAGGACGCAGTGATCTCGCCGCCCTCGACGCACCCGGCACCCGGCGTGTGCACCACCAGCCGGCCGACGGATACCTCCTGCGCAGCGACCTCACCGCCCACCGAGTCACCCCACTGGGACGCCCGGGGGTACGGCGTACCGTCCTCAACTTCGCCTACACCACACCCGACCGCCAGGGCCCGACCACGTCCTCCGCCTCCCTGCTCTACGACTGA
- a CDS encoding cytochrome P450, giving the protein MTGDPMFWDADTTFRELREQAPAQQVVLPGGLVAWMITGAAEARQALTDGRLAHDMRRLPDPRQGFGGLRYPDDLFSAEGRHLLNSDGTAHQRLRAILAPLLTRTAAQRWQPFITRTCAELLDSLAGADHPDLVADYARPLAVRVTTTLLGIPEDLQHRLTSLTLTMISAADPENPTVRKHRTELFGLWSRVLGDKRRRPGDDVLTRLTVAHRQGRLSAEELLSVAWGLFSGGITPTTALITSGAVEAMQSPELRRALHAGADATRLTEELLRLTSPFPVATWRFALEDVTVGDTLIPQGAVVLIALAAANRDPDSYSEPDTAHPHRPGAHLAFGLGPHYCPGAPLARVQAAGALTALFGRFPDIRLATAKTALHRQGVLVDRCYESVPVRTDDTTTIQDAT; this is encoded by the coding sequence GTGACCGGTGATCCCATGTTCTGGGACGCGGACACGACCTTCCGGGAACTGCGCGAGCAGGCACCCGCTCAGCAGGTCGTCCTGCCCGGCGGCCTCGTCGCCTGGATGATCACCGGTGCAGCCGAGGCGCGACAGGCTCTGACCGACGGCCGCCTGGCCCACGACATGCGCCGGCTTCCCGACCCCCGACAGGGGTTCGGCGGCCTGCGCTACCCCGACGACCTCTTCTCGGCCGAAGGCCGCCACCTGCTCAACAGCGACGGCACCGCCCACCAACGGCTGCGGGCGATCCTCGCCCCCCTGCTGACCCGCACGGCCGCACAGCGCTGGCAGCCCTTCATCACCCGCACCTGCGCCGAACTCCTCGACTCCCTGGCCGGAGCCGACCATCCCGACCTGGTCGCCGACTACGCCCGCCCCCTTGCCGTCCGGGTCACCACCACCCTCCTGGGGATCCCGGAAGATCTGCAGCACCGCCTGACCAGCCTGACGCTGACGATGATCAGCGCCGCCGACCCCGAGAACCCCACCGTTCGAAAACACCGCACCGAATTGTTCGGACTGTGGTCCCGCGTCCTCGGCGACAAACGGCGCAGGCCCGGCGACGACGTCCTCACTCGCCTCACCGTCGCTCACCGCCAGGGCCGCCTGTCGGCCGAGGAGCTCCTCTCCGTGGCCTGGGGCCTGTTCTCCGGCGGCATTACCCCCACCACCGCCCTGATCACCTCCGGCGCGGTCGAAGCCATGCAGAGCCCCGAACTGCGCCGGGCATTGCACGCCGGCGCCGACGCGACCCGCCTCACCGAGGAGCTACTGCGCCTCACCAGCCCTTTCCCGGTCGCCACCTGGCGATTCGCCCTGGAGGACGTCACTGTCGGCGACACCCTGATCCCGCAGGGCGCCGTGGTGCTGATCGCCCTGGCCGCCGCCAACCGCGACCCCGACTCCTACTCCGAACCCGACACCGCGCACCCGCACCGCCCCGGCGCCCACCTCGCGTTCGGACTGGGCCCGCACTACTGCCCCGGCGCCCCCCTCGCCCGCGTCCAGGCCGCCGGCGCGCTCACCGCCCTGTTCGGCCGGTTCCCCGACATCCGCCTCGCCACCGCGAAGACCGCGCTCCACCGACAGGGCGTGCTCGTCGACCGCTGCTACGAGAGCGTGCCGGTCCGCACCGACGACACCACCACCATCCAGGACGCGACGTGA
- a CDS encoding acyl carrier protein, with the protein MTERTLEGFGPDSLRSLMEELFGFPADSLALTATLDDLGLDSLALMELGTVLEERTGVELGSRLVDVSGSESLDQVARMIAGFLAR; encoded by the coding sequence ATGACTGAACGGACGTTGGAGGGGTTCGGCCCGGACAGCCTTCGCAGCCTCATGGAGGAGTTGTTCGGGTTCCCGGCCGACTCGCTCGCCCTCACGGCCACTCTCGATGACCTGGGTTTGGACTCCCTTGCCCTGATGGAGTTGGGGACGGTCCTTGAGGAGCGCACCGGCGTCGAACTGGGCAGTCGGCTCGTCGACGTCTCAGGGTCCGAGTCGCTGGACCAGGTGGCCCGGATGATCGCGGGATTCTTGGCTCGATGA
- a CDS encoding beta-ketoacyl-[acyl-carrier-protein] synthase family protein translates to MVGEPVAVTGLGLLTPAGCDVGTNWTNLCAGRSLAARNPQFAGLEVDISCDVRDFDPVVELGGRLTRRLDRFAHLGIAAARRAVVDADLQVADGSPERVGVVLGVGSNSLRTYVAEFTRLAEDRSAAVSPLALPRSVPSMVAGEIALDIGAQGPNFTLSSACASGSNALGVARSLLLGGMCDVVLAGGSESWSRMTAACFSQMRALSARTDRPELASRPFDRDRDGFVLGEGAAVLVLERLGHARARGARSRALLCGYGSSADAHHVTAPHPEGAGAEQAVRQALADAGCTPGDIGHVNAHGTSTRLGDAAEARMLRRVFRDRMPPVTATKGVIGHALGAAGAIEAAVTVLALERQEVPPVANISRQDPGCELDIVTGSPRRVDFRRALSTSFAFGGQNAALVFGAA, encoded by the coding sequence GTGGTGGGTGAGCCGGTGGCCGTCACCGGTCTCGGCCTCCTTACTCCGGCGGGCTGTGACGTCGGCACGAACTGGACGAATCTGTGCGCGGGGCGTTCGCTGGCCGCGAGGAACCCGCAGTTCGCGGGCCTCGAGGTCGACATCTCCTGCGACGTAAGGGACTTTGATCCCGTCGTCGAACTCGGTGGACGGCTCACGCGCCGCCTGGACCGGTTCGCCCACCTGGGGATCGCGGCCGCCCGCCGTGCCGTGGTGGACGCGGACCTGCAGGTCGCGGACGGTTCGCCGGAGCGGGTCGGTGTGGTGCTCGGGGTGGGTTCGAACAGTCTGCGGACGTACGTCGCCGAGTTCACGCGCCTTGCCGAGGACCGGTCCGCCGCGGTTTCGCCGCTCGCTCTGCCCCGCAGCGTCCCGTCCATGGTTGCCGGGGAGATCGCCCTCGACATCGGGGCTCAGGGGCCGAACTTCACGCTCTCCAGCGCGTGCGCCTCGGGCAGCAACGCGCTCGGGGTTGCCCGCAGCCTGCTGCTCGGCGGCATGTGCGATGTCGTCCTGGCCGGCGGCAGCGAGTCGTGGTCGCGGATGACCGCCGCCTGCTTTTCCCAGATGCGGGCGTTGTCTGCGCGCACGGACAGGCCCGAACTGGCCTCGCGCCCCTTCGACCGGGACCGCGATGGCTTCGTTCTGGGCGAGGGGGCCGCCGTACTCGTTCTCGAACGCCTCGGGCACGCGCGGGCACGGGGGGCACGCAGCCGCGCACTGCTGTGCGGGTACGGGTCCTCCGCCGATGCCCACCACGTGACCGCCCCGCACCCTGAGGGCGCGGGTGCGGAGCAGGCCGTTCGGCAGGCTCTGGCCGACGCCGGATGCACGCCGGGCGATATCGGTCACGTCAATGCGCACGGCACCTCGACCCGGTTGGGCGACGCGGCGGAGGCCCGCATGCTCCGGCGGGTCTTCCGCGACCGGATGCCTCCGGTGACCGCGACCAAGGGCGTCATCGGCCATGCGCTGGGCGCGGCAGGAGCCATCGAGGCCGCGGTCACCGTGCTCGCCCTGGAGCGGCAGGAGGTGCCGCCAGTGGCCAACATCAGCCGCCAGGACCCTGGTTGTGAGCTGGACATCGTCACCGGCAGCCCTCGCAGGGTGGACTTCCGCCGAGCACTGTCGACGTCTTTCGCCTTCGGCGGGCAGAACGCCGCGCTGGTATTCGGCGCCGCCTGA